The nucleotide window CTTGCATAGGGTGCTGAAGCACAACTTATAACACTACAAAATCTTGAAACAACTGGATAAGTCATAATAGCATACATAGCTTCACCACGATCTTCTATTTCTAATGAATAAAGTAAAGCACATTTTATTAAAAAATATAGTATTAAAGCTAAAACACCATTACTTCCTATTCTTGAATCTTTCATAATTTCTAACATTTTATGCTTACTTCTATAACTAAAAATTCCATCAAATGTATCTGCCAAACCATCAAGATGTAGCCCTCCTGTTGTGATTAAATCAGTTAATATTATAACAATAATCATCAGAGGTAAAATAGTTGAGTAATTCAAATTTTTAAAAACAAAAGTAAAAACTATGCAAAAGAATAATAATATCATCCCTACTATTACTCCTACAGCTGGAAAATATTTCATAGACTTTCCAAGTTTTTCCTCATTATATTCTATTTTTGGCATTGGTATTCTTGTCATAAACGATAAAAGTAATAAAAAACCTTTCATATTTCCTCCCATTATTTAATTTTTACTTTTATTCCTGAAACAGCTAAATAAGCTTCATCAGAATTCTTTGCAACAAGCTGATTGATTCTTCCACAAATATCTCTAAAGTATCTACCTAATGGATATTCAGGCACAAGACCTGAACCAATTTCATTTGTTACAAAGACACAGTCAGCCTTTTTTGATTTAATAAATTCTAAAAAATTAGACATTTCTTCTTCAATTTGATCTTCTATTTCTTGAACTACAGATAGCTCTACTTTATCCCAATCTATATCTCTATCCATTATCATAAAATTAGAAACAAAATTTGTAATACAGTCAAACAAAATTACATCAGTACTGTCTATATCATTTTTCACAAGAGAGATAAGATTTTTAAAACCTTCTATTGTTTTCCAAGCGTTACCTCTTCTTTTAATATGTCTTTCAATTCTATCTTGCATCTCATTATCAAAAGCTATGGCTGTAGCAAAATAAATTTTATTTTTATATCTTTGTTCGTAAATATATTCTTCAGCAAATTTACTTTTTCCACTTCTACTTCCACCAGTAAAAAATATAATTTTTCCCATATTAATCTCCTTGAATATTATATCCTTAATTATATCATATTTTTTTATAAAAAACATAGGTTGCTAACAAAAATCAGCAACCTAGATAAATCATTTATTTTAATTTTTAAATGTACTTCTACTATCTCTTATTTCATTTATATCTTCCTTAAACTTTGACATTGTTACTTCTTTTCCATCAATGCCATTGTATCCTACCAAAACTTTTTTATCTTCATATTCTTTTTTAGATAAATAATTTACATAGAAAATATAAAAATCTATTTCTTCAAAATTCATATCTTTGAATATTTCTAAATCTTTTATTGCTTCACTATCTCCATTAATTATGAAATTATTATCTTTTTCAGATATAAATAATTTTTCTTCATCAAGTATTTTATTTAAAATATAATTATATCTTTCTTCAACTTTTAAATTATAGATTTCTATATACTTTTTTTCAATCTCTTCTTTTTTTATATAATTTTTATGTCCCTTTATTTTTTCTTCAATAATACTATTTATTTTTTTAAAATCTTCATAAGACATCTTATAACCAAATGAATATGTGGAAAATTGTGTTTTTATTTTTAAGTTTCTCTCTCTATCAAAGTTAAAAGTCCTTTTATGAAAACCTAAAAAATTTTCTTGATAATATACTTTAACAATTTCTCCAAAAAATATCTTTTTTTCATAAGCGATTTTTTTATTTCTGTTTAATCTTCTTATTGTAAGGCTTACATTGTTTAAAGTCAAAGTTTCTATACTTCCTATATTTCTTATAGCTATATAATTTCCAATATTTAAAAAAAATGAAAA belongs to Fusobacterium periodonticum ATCC 33693 and includes:
- the cobS gene encoding adenosylcobinamide-GDP ribazoletransferase, whose protein sequence is MKGFLLLLSFMTRIPMPKIEYNEEKLGKSMKYFPAVGVIVGMILLFFCIVFTFVFKNLNYSTILPLMIIVIILTDLITTGGLHLDGLADTFDGIFSYRSKHKMLEIMKDSRIGSNGVLALILYFLIKCALLYSLEIEDRGEAMYAIMTYPVVSRFCSVISCASAPYARGSGMGKTFVDNTKVNGVIVAAIITLLYTIGLLVAPLVFYPAYVPMNDILQPVFGITFIVGLSALFAYSFSKLMERKIGGITGDTLGALLEISGLLYIFLLLVVPSFF
- the cobU gene encoding bifunctional adenosylcobinamide kinase/adenosylcobinamide-phosphate guanylyltransferase; the protein is MGKIIFFTGGSRSGKSKFAEEYIYEQRYKNKIYFATAIAFDNEMQDRIERHIKRRGNAWKTIEGFKNLISLVKNDIDSTDVILFDCITNFVSNFMIMDRDIDWDKVELSVVQEIEDQIEEEMSNFLEFIKSKKADCVFVTNEIGSGLVPEYPLGRYFRDICGRINQLVAKNSDEAYLAVSGIKVKIK